A DNA window from Gillisia sp. Hel1_33_143 contains the following coding sequences:
- the nusA gene encoding transcription termination factor NusA: MENIALIESFSEFKDDKLIDRVTLMAILEDVFRSALKKKYGEDDNFDIIVNPDKGDLEIWRNRVVVADGEVEDPNQEISLSEAHKIEPDFEVGEDVSEEVKLMHLGRRSILALRQNLIAKIHEHDNTNIYKHFKELEGEIYTAEVHHIRHRAIILLDDEGNEIVLPKDRQIPSDFFRKGENVRGIIESVELKGSKPQILMSRTSPIFLEKLFEQEIPEVFDGLITVKKVVRIPGEKAKVAVDSYDDRIDPVGACVGMKGSRIHSIVRELGNENIDVINYTTNDQLFITRALSPAKITSIKLDEENKRAEVMLKPEEVSKAIGRGGHNIRLAGQLTGYEIDVFRDGGEEDVELREFADEIEDWVIAEFAKIGLDTAKSILEQDVEDLVRRTDLEEETVREVIKVLREEFEE; encoded by the coding sequence ATGGAGAATATCGCCTTGATAGAATCTTTTTCAGAGTTTAAAGATGATAAATTAATAGATCGTGTAACCTTAATGGCGATCTTAGAGGATGTGTTTAGGAGTGCTTTAAAGAAGAAGTATGGAGAAGATGATAATTTTGATATCATTGTAAATCCAGATAAAGGAGATTTAGAGATTTGGAGAAATAGGGTAGTTGTTGCAGATGGTGAAGTTGAAGACCCTAATCAAGAGATCTCGCTTTCTGAGGCTCACAAGATAGAACCAGATTTTGAAGTTGGAGAAGATGTTTCAGAAGAAGTGAAATTAATGCATTTGGGTAGAAGATCTATTTTGGCACTTCGCCAAAATTTGATCGCTAAGATCCATGAGCATGATAATACAAATATTTACAAGCACTTTAAAGAGCTTGAAGGGGAGATTTACACTGCAGAAGTTCATCATATTAGACATAGAGCAATCATTTTGTTAGATGATGAAGGTAATGAGATCGTTCTTCCTAAAGACAGACAAATTCCTTCAGATTTCTTTAGAAAAGGAGAAAACGTAAGAGGAATTATTGAGAGTGTAGAATTAAAAGGAAGCAAGCCACAGATTTTAATGTCTAGAACTTCTCCAATATTTCTAGAGAAGCTTTTTGAACAAGAGATCCCAGAGGTTTTTGATGGATTAATTACAGTTAAAAAAGTAGTTAGAATTCCTGGAGAAAAAGCTAAAGTAGCGGTAGATTCTTATGATGATAGAATAGATCCTGTTGGAGCTTGTGTGGGTATGAAAGGGTCAAGAATCCACAGTATTGTGAGAGAATTGGGTAATGAGAACATTGATGTGATCAATTACACAACTAATGATCAACTATTTATTACTCGTGCTTTAAGTCCTGCTAAGATCACTTCTATAAAATTAGATGAAGAGAATAAGCGTGCAGAAGTTATGTTAAAGCCTGAAGAGGTTTCTAAAGCAATTGGACGTGGAGGTCACAACATTAGACTTGCAGGACAATTAACAGGTTATGAAATAGACGTATTTAGAGATGGTGGAGAAGAAGATGTAGAATTACGTGAATTTGCTGATGAGATTGAAGATTGGGTGATTGCGGAATTCGCAAAAATTGGTTTAGACACCGCCAAGAGTATTTTGGAACAAGATGTGGAAGACTTAGTAAGAAGAACAGATCTTGAAGAAGAAACAGTGCGTGAGGTTATTAAGGTGTTAAGAGAAGAATTTGAAGAATAA
- a CDS encoding universal stress protein produces the protein MKRILVPTDFSPLAERALKVAAQLAKKFNGEIYLLHMLELPLQLVQSTASGSAVASGSQNLPEALFFMKLAKKRFSEILEEPFLQGIKVHETVEFHQAFDGIMEVSEEHNCDLIIMGSHGATGFKEMFIGSNTEKVVRNSTIPVLVIKNEHDDFNINNFVFATDCNIKNKHTLSKAKRFAERIDAKLHIVYINTANNFMTSDEAHNCLHDFIEGAELNDYSLNIYNDVTVEKGILNFTLSINAGLIGISTHGRKGLAHFFNGSISEDLVNHANLPVITFKI, from the coding sequence ATGAAAAGAATTCTAGTACCTACCGATTTTTCACCCTTAGCCGAGAGAGCTTTGAAAGTTGCCGCTCAACTGGCAAAAAAATTTAATGGAGAAATCTATCTGTTACACATGCTAGAATTACCGTTGCAATTAGTACAATCTACAGCGTCTGGTAGTGCTGTGGCGTCGGGATCGCAAAATTTACCTGAGGCTTTATTTTTTATGAAACTGGCTAAAAAAAGATTTAGTGAGATCTTAGAAGAACCTTTTTTGCAAGGAATAAAAGTTCATGAAACTGTAGAATTTCATCAAGCTTTTGATGGAATTATGGAAGTAAGCGAAGAACATAATTGTGATTTGATCATTATGGGTTCTCACGGCGCAACTGGTTTTAAAGAAATGTTTATTGGATCTAATACAGAAAAAGTTGTAAGAAATTCTACAATTCCAGTTTTAGTCATCAAAAATGAACATGATGATTTTAACATAAATAATTTTGTATTTGCCACAGATTGCAACATTAAAAATAAACATACGTTAAGTAAGGCTAAACGTTTCGCAGAGCGAATTGATGCTAAATTGCATATTGTATACATTAACACTGCAAATAATTTTATGACTAGTGATGAAGCACACAATTGCTTACATGATTTTATTGAAGGTGCAGAATTAAATGACTATTCGCTTAATATTTATAACGATGTAACTGTAGAAAAAGGCATTCTAAATTTCACCCTCAGCATCAATGCCGGTTTAATTGGAATTAGTACCCATGGAAGAAAAGGATTAGCACATTTTTTTAATGGCAGCATTAGCGAAGATCTTGTAAACCACGCTAACCTGCCGGTAATTACCTTTAAGATCTAA
- a CDS encoding metallophosphatase domain-containing protein, with product MKIICISDTHNLHHEMDIPAGDVIIHAGDFTDSGSKKETLDFLKWYSNLEHEHKILVAGNHDFYFEKHQDKLDNIIPDNITYLHDSGISINNVNFWGSPYTPGNGNWAFNRNRGSDILKHWNKIPKNIDFLITHSPPYTVLDELDNKRHIGCERLFRRINELKIPHHIFGHVHDDYGIVRTKHSVFINASSVDGKYRQINAPLVVHQLNS from the coding sequence ATGAAAATTATTTGCATTTCCGACACTCATAATTTACATCATGAAATGGATATCCCTGCCGGAGATGTTATAATTCACGCTGGAGACTTTACAGATTCTGGATCCAAAAAAGAAACTCTGGATTTTTTAAAATGGTATTCTAATTTAGAACACGAGCACAAAATATTAGTTGCCGGCAATCACGATTTCTACTTTGAAAAACATCAGGATAAACTAGATAATATTATTCCAGATAATATTACATATCTACACGACTCCGGAATTAGCATAAATAATGTGAATTTTTGGGGATCGCCTTACACTCCTGGAAATGGGAACTGGGCCTTCAATAGAAATCGAGGTAGTGACATTTTAAAACACTGGAACAAAATTCCGAAGAATATAGATTTTTTGATCACTCATAGTCCGCCGTATACCGTGTTAGATGAGTTAGACAATAAAAGACATATTGGATGTGAAAGACTCTTTAGAAGAATAAACGAATTGAAAATCCCACATCACATCTTTGGTCACGTACACGATGATTATGGTATAGTAAGAACAAAGCATTCTGTGTTTATTAATGCTTCTTCTGTAGATGGTAAATATCGCCAGATAAATGCCCCTTTAGTAGTTCATCAGCTAAATTCATAA
- a CDS encoding universal stress protein, whose translation MNTLILTDFSDTATHAGKYAIDLFQDATVNFYLLNIQNLNSTEALVPSPILGLNQNPKDQIQKQYGELKQYAKQPGHSFYTILSNENLVNATRKYMLEKKIDLIVMGTSSADFSNTSILGKHTREIIQKIKCSVLMVSERSKFKMPKKFVLPVDTTINTENSIPDFLRSKIFNAQTNITIVEIGMPLDRIRKSLSIKKKFGFSESSSQCNFLEFKQAINLSDGLLKEIQENYNMVIILGKNLSICKKLVESYDGKWSAKNNNLPVLVLH comes from the coding sequence ATGAATACTCTTATTTTAACCGATTTTTCTGATACCGCTACGCATGCGGGGAAGTATGCTATTGATCTATTTCAGGATGCTACTGTAAATTTTTATTTGCTAAATATTCAAAATTTAAATAGTACCGAAGCCTTAGTGCCAAGTCCAATACTGGGGCTAAATCAGAATCCCAAAGACCAAATACAAAAACAATACGGTGAGTTAAAACAGTATGCTAAGCAACCAGGGCATAGTTTCTATACTATTCTTTCTAATGAAAATTTAGTAAATGCTACTAGGAAATATATGCTTGAAAAGAAAATAGATCTAATTGTTATGGGAACTTCTAGTGCCGATTTTTCTAATACATCTATCTTAGGGAAGCATACTAGAGAGATCATCCAGAAGATAAAGTGTAGTGTTTTGATGGTTTCAGAAAGAAGTAAATTCAAAATGCCTAAGAAGTTCGTGCTTCCTGTTGATACTACCATAAATACAGAAAACAGTATTCCAGATTTTTTGAGAAGTAAGATTTTTAATGCTCAAACAAATATTACTATTGTAGAAATAGGAATGCCTTTAGACAGGATTAGGAAAAGTTTGAGCATAAAAAAGAAATTTGGTTTTTCTGAGAGCTCATCCCAATGTAATTTTTTAGAATTTAAACAAGCTATCAATCTTAGTGATGGTCTGCTTAAGGAGATTCAAGAAAACTATAATATGGTTATAATTCTAGGGAAGAATTTGAGTATATGTAAAAAGCTAGTGGAGTCTTACGATGGAAAATGGAGTGCGAAAAATAATAATTTACCGGTATTAGTATTACACTAA
- a CDS encoding SPOR domain-containing protein, with product MKKLTLKHCILFSIFALGLQINTFAQSGQTNIEQSDLLPKLLDLKTEMTKDGKLGERYKIQLYYGDNNTASETLKDFRAKYDTWPSQVIYETPNYKVWIGNFRNRLEADRALMKIKADYPAAFIPKPRRG from the coding sequence ATGAAGAAATTAACATTAAAACACTGCATTTTATTTAGCATTTTTGCTTTAGGATTGCAAATAAATACTTTTGCACAGTCTGGACAGACTAACATTGAGCAGAGTGATCTTTTACCAAAATTATTAGATCTTAAAACCGAAATGACTAAAGATGGTAAATTAGGTGAGCGCTATAAGATCCAGTTATATTATGGAGATAATAACACCGCCAGTGAAACGCTTAAAGACTTTCGTGCAAAATACGATACATGGCCTTCACAAGTGATCTATGAGACCCCTAATTATAAAGTGTGGATTGGGAACTTTAGAAATAGATTAGAGGCAGACAGAGCTCTAATGAAGATAAAGGCAGATTACCCAGCTGCATTCATACCAAAACCTAGAAGAGGTTAA
- the rimP gene encoding ribosome assembly cofactor RimP, which produces MLQERVQKLLEEAFEENNSLFLISLNISDQNHILIVIDGDNGVSVNDCIAVSRKIEHDLDEDELDFSLEVTSAGVSEPLKFSRQYKKNIGRTLEVQTNSNKFEGELKEVDEAGILLAWKAREPKPVGKGKVTVDKEANIAFDEIVKAKVVITF; this is translated from the coding sequence ATGTTGCAGGAGCGAGTACAAAAATTATTGGAGGAAGCGTTTGAAGAGAATAATTCCTTATTTTTAATCTCCTTGAATATCAGTGATCAAAATCACATTCTTATTGTGATAGACGGTGATAACGGGGTGTCGGTTAATGACTGTATTGCGGTAAGCCGTAAGATAGAGCATGATTTGGACGAAGATGAGTTGGACTTTTCTTTAGAGGTCACTTCGGCTGGAGTATCAGAACCATTAAAATTTTCTAGACAATACAAGAAAAATATTGGAAGAACGCTGGAAGTCCAGACAAATTCTAATAAATTTGAGGGAGAATTGAAAGAGGTAGATGAAGCAGGTATTCTATTGGCCTGGAAAGCGCGAGAGCCTAAGCCGGTTGGTAAAGGTAAAGTAACAGTAGATAAAGAAGCGAATATAGCTTTTGATGAAATTGTCAAAGCTAAAGTAGTTATAACATTTTAA
- a CDS encoding response regulator: MKKILLIEDDVTVRENTAELLELSHYQVITASNGLQGVEKAKEHMPDIIVCDIMMPELDGYGVLSSLSENNRTSHIPFIFLSAKTEHKDIRKGMDLGADDYLTKPFEEEDLLSAIESRMAKVAILNSFKNENDTILEQKSINNLEELRAYMSSQDVLQFSSGASIYEPGTKSHFFYYVKNGVVKAHGMDSHGKELITELYKEDDFFGNASVNQSLYEEYATAMEDTTLAIITKDELHKILANNGKMTLELVEILSNNLIGIKQQLMEMAYGSVRKKTANTILLFAEKIKKHPLKSIRISRADLAGVAGMAPESLIRTLSDFKKENLIEIEGRNIKIIDATGLKNIS; the protein is encoded by the coding sequence ATGAAGAAAATATTATTAATAGAAGACGATGTCACTGTTAGAGAAAACACGGCAGAGCTTTTAGAGCTTTCGCACTATCAAGTAATTACTGCAAGTAATGGATTACAAGGTGTAGAAAAAGCTAAAGAGCACATGCCAGATATTATTGTTTGTGATATTATGATGCCTGAGTTGGATGGATATGGGGTTTTAAGTTCTCTTTCTGAAAATAACAGAACTTCACATATTCCATTTATTTTTCTTTCAGCAAAAACAGAACATAAGGATATTAGAAAAGGGATGGATCTTGGGGCAGATGATTACCTTACAAAGCCCTTTGAGGAAGAAGATCTGCTAAGTGCTATAGAAAGCAGAATGGCAAAAGTAGCTATCTTAAACTCTTTTAAAAATGAAAATGATACTATTCTAGAGCAGAAGAGTATTAATAATCTTGAGGAGTTGAGAGCCTATATGAGTTCACAAGATGTGTTACAATTTAGTAGTGGGGCTTCTATTTATGAGCCAGGAACTAAATCTCATTTCTTTTATTATGTAAAAAATGGAGTGGTTAAAGCTCATGGAATGGATAGCCATGGTAAAGAGCTAATAACTGAACTTTATAAGGAAGATGATTTTTTTGGTAATGCGAGCGTCAACCAATCTCTGTATGAAGAATATGCCACTGCTATGGAAGATACCACCTTGGCAATAATTACCAAAGATGAGCTTCATAAGATCTTAGCAAATAATGGGAAAATGACATTAGAGCTGGTAGAGATATTAAGTAATAATCTTATTGGAATTAAGCAACAACTTATGGAAATGGCTTATGGTTCTGTAAGAAAGAAAACGGCCAATACCATTCTACTGTTTGCTGAAAAGATCAAGAAACATCCTTTAAAAAGTATTCGCATCTCTAGAGCAGATCTCGCGGGTGTTGCGGGAATGGCTCCGGAAAGTCTAATTAGAACTCTTTCAGATTTTAAAAAAGAGAATTTGATAGAAATTGAAGGCAGAAATATTAAAATTATAGATGCAACCGGCTTAAAGAATATCTCATAA
- the trxA gene encoding thioredoxin: MKSNFHDIIQDDKPVLIDFYADWCGPCKMLGPILKDAKATLGDDIKIVKIDVDKNQELASKYQVRGVPTMILFKNGKQLWRQSGVLQKDEIIKIIKSHS, encoded by the coding sequence ATGAAAAGTAATTTCCACGATATAATTCAGGATGATAAACCGGTACTAATAGACTTTTATGCAGACTGGTGCGGGCCCTGCAAAATGTTAGGCCCAATTTTAAAAGATGCGAAAGCAACTCTAGGAGATGATATAAAGATTGTTAAGATTGATGTAGATAAGAATCAAGAACTTGCCAGCAAGTACCAGGTAAGAGGTGTACCAACGATGATCTTATTTAAAAATGGGAAACAACTTTGGCGACAATCTGGAGTTTTGCAAAAAGATGAAATTATAAAGATCATTAAATCGCACAGCTAA
- a CDS encoding PAS domain-containing sensor histidine kinase: MKSQFFQNKNVFNILFEAASEGIIVVDSSQTITAANTAAGVMFGYEAQELIGESLNILIPTNYHSKHSHHFSNFLEHSEKRQMGHGRDLYGQRKDGSTFPVEAGLNPFKIDGKDFVMSLIIDITVRKETQRQITDLNAHLEDKIALRTAELQETILQLEKSNLNLESEISKRKRAEKKIKSALQKQKELNDLKTKFLSLVSHEFKTPLSGILTSATLAEKYKEATQQDKREKHLGTIKSKVHYLNNILNDFLSIERLESGAGQYKYTSFSLKRLINEVVYNANITLKNGQEIIYPQEISDVLLYQDEKILELILTNLLSNSIKYSPEDTNITLEVKTSKETVYFKVRDEGIGIPEQDKKHIFERYFRAENAVLNQGTGIGLNIAKTHLENLGGHIYFTSKEDAGTEFFVEIPILNP; this comes from the coding sequence ATAAAGAGTCAATTCTTTCAAAATAAGAATGTTTTTAATATTCTGTTTGAGGCTGCTTCCGAAGGAATTATAGTGGTAGATTCTTCTCAAACCATTACGGCAGCGAATACTGCGGCAGGTGTAATGTTTGGTTATGAAGCTCAGGAGTTAATAGGTGAATCTCTAAATATCTTAATTCCCACTAATTATCATTCTAAGCATTCACACCATTTTAGCAATTTTTTAGAGCATAGTGAGAAAAGGCAGATGGGTCATGGAAGAGATTTATACGGTCAAAGAAAAGATGGGTCAACATTTCCTGTAGAAGCAGGTTTAAACCCGTTTAAAATAGATGGAAAAGATTTTGTGATGTCTTTAATTATAGACATTACGGTTAGAAAAGAGACGCAAAGACAAATAACAGATCTTAATGCTCATTTAGAAGATAAAATTGCTCTTAGAACAGCAGAATTGCAAGAGACCATCCTTCAATTAGAAAAGTCTAACCTTAATTTAGAATCCGAGATCAGTAAGAGGAAAAGAGCAGAGAAGAAAATAAAATCTGCTTTGCAGAAACAGAAAGAACTCAATGATCTTAAAACCAAATTTCTTTCTTTGGTGTCTCATGAATTTAAAACACCACTTAGCGGAATTCTAACTTCTGCAACTTTGGCGGAGAAATACAAAGAAGCTACGCAGCAAGATAAAAGAGAAAAGCATCTTGGTACTATTAAAAGCAAAGTACACTACTTAAATAATATTCTAAATGATTTTTTGTCTATAGAACGTTTAGAATCTGGCGCAGGTCAATATAAATATACCTCTTTCAGCTTAAAGAGATTGATCAACGAAGTTGTTTACAATGCAAATATCACTTTGAAGAACGGTCAGGAAATCATTTATCCACAGGAGATTAGTGATGTTTTACTTTATCAAGATGAAAAGATACTAGAGCTTATTCTTACCAATTTATTAAGTAACTCTATTAAATATTCTCCAGAAGATACCAATATAACCTTAGAAGTAAAAACATCAAAAGAAACCGTTTATTTTAAGGTTAGAGATGAAGGTATTGGAATTCCAGAGCAAGATAAAAAACATATTTTTGAACGATATTTTAGAGCAGAAAATGCTGTTTTAAATCAAGGTACCGGTATTGGTTTAAATATAGCTAAAACCCATTTGGAGAATTTGGGAGGGCATATTTACTTTACTAGTAAGGAGGATGCAGGAACTGAATTTTTTGTTGAAATACCAATTTTAAATCCATGA
- the infB gene encoding translation initiation factor IF-2, translating to MAEAKTMRLNKVLREFNISLDRAVEFLNSKGHEIEARPTTKISEGIYQVLSDQFQTDKSKKVQSKEVGEEKRKEKEELRLAREKESDDKKKAEQRQQEVVSARTKLEGPKQVGKIDLDKKPAAASKEEVKPEAPKEEAPKEETPKAKEETPKAEAPKAEKASEVKPEVAKEKPVEAKDDVKKVEASKEVTPKEAPSETPVAKKEEAPKASDKKEESKSETASENTEEVKEKDPESDTIKTNYTKLNGPNFTGEKIDLSQFKKPVKKKDDKKSAADDKNKNKKRRRRISKDVKGATPATGGNPNYKGNKGGKKPNRPAITKEEPSEEEVQKQVRETLEKLQGKSSKGKGAKYRRGKRDQHRQRTEDDAAQQEIDNKILKVTEFVTVSEIATMMDVPVTKIISACMSLGMMVTMNQRLDAETLSIVADEFDYEVEFVSADLEENTEVEEENPEDLVERAPIVTVMGHVDHGKTSLLDYIREENVIAGESGGITQHIGAYGVELENGQKIAFLDTPGHEAFTAMRARGAQVTDIAIIVIAADDDVMPQTKEAISHAQAAGVPMVFAINKSDLPTANPEKIKEKLAQMNLLVEDWGGKIQSHDISAKTGLGVKELLEKVLLEAEILELKANPDKPAKGTVVEAFLDKGRGYVSTILVQEGTLKIGDYVLAGRHSGKIKAMQDERGNDVRIAGPSTPVSILGLDGAPQAGDKIRVMLDEREAKDIAVKRTQLQREQSVRTQRHITLDEIGRRIALGDFKEINIILKGDVDGSVEALTDSFQKLSTEEIQVNIIHKGVGPITESDVLLASASDAVIIGFNVRPAGNARQVADKEEIDIRTYSIIYDAINDLRDAMEGMLSPEMKEEITGTAEIRELFKISKIGTIAGCMVTSGKIFRNEGIRLIRDGVVVHTGELIALRRFKDDVKEVSKGYDCGMQIKNYNDIKEGDVIEGYQEVAIKKKMKK from the coding sequence ATGGCTGAAGCAAAAACAATGCGATTAAACAAGGTACTACGCGAATTCAATATATCGCTAGATCGTGCTGTGGAATTTTTGAATTCCAAGGGTCACGAGATAGAGGCGCGTCCTACCACAAAAATTTCCGAAGGCATCTACCAAGTCTTATCAGATCAATTCCAGACAGATAAGAGTAAGAAGGTGCAGTCTAAGGAAGTTGGCGAGGAAAAACGCAAAGAAAAGGAGGAGTTGCGTTTGGCTAGAGAGAAGGAGAGCGACGATAAGAAGAAAGCCGAACAAAGACAGCAAGAAGTTGTAAGTGCCAGAACTAAACTTGAAGGCCCTAAACAGGTTGGAAAGATAGATCTAGATAAAAAACCTGCTGCTGCCTCTAAAGAGGAAGTAAAACCGGAAGCTCCTAAAGAGGAAGCTCCTAAAGAAGAGACTCCAAAAGCTAAAGAGGAAACTCCAAAAGCTGAAGCTCCAAAGGCTGAAAAAGCCAGTGAGGTTAAGCCGGAGGTTGCTAAAGAGAAGCCGGTAGAAGCTAAGGATGATGTTAAGAAGGTTGAAGCTTCGAAGGAAGTTACTCCAAAAGAGGCACCGTCTGAGACTCCTGTTGCTAAAAAAGAAGAAGCTCCTAAAGCTTCTGATAAAAAGGAGGAATCTAAATCAGAAACTGCTTCAGAGAATACTGAAGAGGTGAAGGAGAAAGATCCGGAGTCTGATACGATCAAAACCAACTATACTAAGCTTAACGGTCCAAATTTTACAGGGGAGAAGATAGATCTATCTCAATTTAAAAAGCCTGTTAAAAAGAAAGACGATAAGAAATCTGCTGCAGACGATAAGAATAAGAATAAAAAGCGTCGTAGAAGAATTAGTAAAGATGTTAAAGGTGCTACTCCAGCTACTGGAGGAAATCCTAACTATAAAGGTAATAAAGGCGGTAAGAAGCCTAACAGACCTGCTATTACTAAAGAAGAGCCTAGTGAGGAAGAAGTACAAAAACAAGTACGTGAAACTCTAGAAAAACTTCAAGGTAAATCTAGTAAAGGTAAAGGAGCTAAATATCGTAGAGGTAAAAGAGATCAACACCGTCAACGTACAGAAGACGATGCAGCTCAACAAGAAATTGATAACAAGATCTTAAAAGTTACAGAATTTGTAACGGTAAGTGAGATCGCAACCATGATGGATGTTCCGGTAACCAAGATTATATCGGCATGTATGTCTTTAGGTATGATGGTTACTATGAACCAGCGTCTGGATGCAGAAACACTTTCTATTGTTGCAGATGAGTTTGATTATGAAGTTGAATTTGTTTCTGCAGATCTTGAAGAAAATACAGAAGTAGAAGAAGAAAACCCAGAAGATCTTGTAGAAAGAGCTCCTATTGTAACAGTAATGGGGCACGTAGATCACGGTAAAACATCTTTACTGGATTATATTCGTGAAGAGAATGTAATTGCTGGAGAGAGTGGTGGAATAACTCAGCACATTGGTGCATATGGGGTAGAGCTAGAAAATGGTCAAAAAATAGCTTTCTTGGATACACCGGGTCACGAAGCCTTTACGGCGATGCGTGCTCGTGGTGCACAGGTTACAGATATTGCAATTATTGTAATTGCAGCAGATGATGATGTGATGCCGCAAACTAAAGAAGCTATTTCTCACGCACAAGCAGCGGGAGTACCAATGGTATTTGCTATAAATAAATCTGATTTGCCTACAGCAAATCCAGAAAAAATTAAAGAGAAATTAGCTCAAATGAACCTTCTTGTTGAAGATTGGGGTGGTAAAATTCAATCCCACGATATCTCAGCGAAAACGGGTCTAGGAGTTAAAGAATTACTTGAAAAAGTGTTGCTTGAAGCAGAGATCTTAGAGTTAAAAGCTAATCCAGATAAGCCGGCAAAAGGAACGGTTGTAGAAGCTTTCTTAGATAAAGGTAGAGGATATGTTTCTACTATACTTGTTCAAGAGGGGACTCTTAAAATTGGAGATTACGTATTAGCTGGAAGACATAGTGGTAAGATTAAAGCTATGCAGGATGAGCGTGGTAACGATGTTAGAATTGCAGGTCCATCAACTCCTGTATCTATTTTGGGACTAGATGGTGCGCCGCAAGCAGGTGATAAGATTAGAGTGATGCTAGATGAGCGTGAAGCTAAAGATATAGCTGTAAAACGTACTCAGCTTCAAAGAGAGCAATCTGTAAGAACGCAACGTCACATTACGCTTGATGAAATTGGAAGACGTATTGCTTTAGGAGACTTTAAAGAGATCAATATTATTCTTAAAGGGGATGTGGATGGATCTGTTGAAGCATTAACAGACAGTTTCCAAAAACTATCTACAGAAGAGATTCAGGTTAATATAATTCATAAAGGTGTAGGGCCAATTACAGAAAGTGATGTATTGTTAGCATCAGCTTCTGATGCGGTAATCATCGGATTTAATGTTCGTCCGGCAGGTAATGCTAGACAAGTAGCAGATAAGGAAGAAATAGATATCAGAACTTACTCTATTATCTATGATGCTATTAATGATCTTAGAGATGCTATGGAAGGAATGTTATCTCCTGAAATGAAAGAAGAGATCACAGGTACTGCAGAGATTAGAGAGTTGTTCAAAATATCTAAAATTGGTACCATTGCAGGTTGTATGGTAACATCTGGTAAGATTTTCAGAAATGAAGGAATTAGATTGATACGTGATGGAGTAGTAGTTCACACAGGTGAGTTAATTGCCCTACGTAGATTTAAGGATGATGTTAAGGAAGTATCTAAAGGTTATGACTGTGGTATGCAGATCAAAAACTACAATGATATTAAAGAAGGTGATGTAATTGAAGGGTACCAAGAGGTAGCTATCAAGAAAAAAATGAAGAAGTAA
- a CDS encoding group III truncated hemoglobin, with the protein MKSDLSSREDIHLLVTEFYNHVKADDEIGYFFNKSITNWDEHINKITDFWESNLFFKSVYHGNPKRAHIDLDTAHNYSIENKHFGIWLMLWFQTIDKLFEGDLAERAKHNARKMSTHFYMGIFKNRVSNS; encoded by the coding sequence ATGAAATCAGACCTTAGCTCTAGAGAAGATATTCACCTCCTAGTTACCGAATTCTATAATCACGTTAAGGCAGATGATGAAATAGGTTACTTTTTCAACAAAAGCATAACTAACTGGGATGAGCACATTAATAAGATCACAGATTTTTGGGAGAGTAACTTATTTTTTAAATCTGTCTATCATGGGAACCCAAAAAGAGCCCATATAGATCTAGATACTGCACACAATTATAGCATAGAAAATAAACATTTTGGGATTTGGCTTATGCTCTGGTTTCAAACTATAGATAAGCTTTTTGAAGGTGACTTAGCAGAACGAGCTAAACATAATGCCAGAAAAATGTCGACTCATTTTTATATGGGAATCTTTAAAAATAGAGTTTCCAATTCTTAA